The following are from one region of the Tenacibaculum dicentrarchi genome:
- the dprA gene encoding DNA-processing protein DprA — MTPEKLLAILRLQNTKSIGDILAKKLITTTGNVEQIFREKTSTLQKINGIGNHIIQQLLNTENIKKATEEFEYIKKNNIQYAYFLDTDYPQNLKNCIDAPILFFKDGTINLNNQKIISIVGTRKITAYGRDFCQELITDLAKYNPIIVSGFAYGVDICAHKLAIKNNLQTIGVLAHGLEIIYPQTHKKYYSEVVKNGGFITDFWHKEQPLRENFLKRNRIVAGISKATIVIESAEKGGSLVTADIANSYNRDVFAVPGRISDAYSKGCNNLIKNNQAHLLNTADDIIKMLNWDISKSKNTTTIQNELFVTLNNSEQKIYDFLNQNGKQLFDVIAYKCEIPVYKLSSLVLQMELKGLIRPLPGKLFEV, encoded by the coding sequence ATGACACCTGAAAAATTATTAGCTATTTTACGACTACAAAACACAAAAAGTATAGGCGATATTTTAGCTAAAAAATTAATCACTACCACAGGTAATGTTGAACAAATATTTAGAGAAAAAACAAGTACTCTACAAAAAATAAACGGAATAGGTAATCATATTATTCAACAGCTATTAAATACTGAAAATATAAAAAAAGCAACCGAAGAATTTGAATATATCAAAAAAAATAACATTCAATATGCTTATTTTTTAGATACTGATTATCCTCAAAATTTAAAAAATTGTATTGATGCTCCTATCCTATTTTTTAAAGATGGAACTATTAATTTAAATAATCAAAAAATAATATCAATCGTTGGAACTCGAAAAATTACTGCTTATGGTCGTGATTTTTGCCAAGAACTTATTACCGATTTAGCAAAATATAATCCCATAATTGTAAGTGGTTTCGCTTACGGGGTAGATATTTGTGCACATAAATTGGCTATCAAAAATAATTTACAAACTATTGGAGTTTTAGCACATGGTTTAGAAATTATCTACCCTCAAACACATAAAAAATATTATTCTGAAGTTGTAAAAAATGGCGGATTTATTACTGATTTTTGGCACAAAGAACAACCATTACGAGAAAATTTTTTAAAAAGAAATAGAATTGTTGCTGGCATATCAAAAGCTACTATTGTTATAGAATCGGCAGAAAAAGGAGGCTCATTAGTTACTGCAGATATTGCAAATTCCTATAATAGAGATGTATTTGCTGTACCAGGAAGAATTTCTGACGCTTACAGTAAAGGTTGTAATAATCTTATCAAAAATAACCAAGCACATTTATTAAATACTGCTGATGATATTATAAAAATGCTTAATTGGGATATTTCTAAATCAAAAAATACAACAACAATACAAAATGAATTATTTGTAACACTAAATAATAGTGAACAAAAAATTTACGATTTTTTAAACCAAAATGGTAAGCAATTATTCGATGTAATTGCCTATAAATGTGAAATTCCAGTGTATAAATTATCATCATTAGTACTACAAATGGAACTTAAAGGACTTATCAGACCTTTACCTGGAAAACTCTTTGAGGTTTAG
- the rimK gene encoding 30S ribosomal protein S6--L-glutamate ligase — MNNLKIIGSEEWCSFNNFGIPAIKARVDSGAKTSSIQANNITSFFKGTEEWVRFEVNPLQENRSISITCESKVYAKRSIKSSTGISEERLVIKAPVTLGEATFDIELTLANRDSMEFRMLLGREALSNGYLVNASQSYLLPAFNEQDIDEKYASFRKEKTGLKIALLASNSGLFSNKRIMEAGRARGHEMVFLNVQQAYMKFDAKEPQIRYRGGNVIDAFDAIIPRIKPSVTFYACALIRQFDAMGTYCLNSADAINQSRDKLLATQLFAKNDIQVPITGFANSPLDTKDLIKMVNGAPLIIKLLESTQGKGVVLAETTKAAESVINAFKSVKTNILVQEFIKEANGQDLRCFVVNGKVVASMQRQAEKGEFRANIHQGGSASKVKITSEERKLAIKAAKVLDLPVAGVDIIRSNKGPLLLEVNSSPGLEGIEAATGLDIANIMIEAIEKKLKFKN, encoded by the coding sequence TTGAACAATTTAAAAATCATAGGAAGCGAAGAGTGGTGTTCGTTTAATAATTTCGGTATTCCTGCTATAAAAGCACGAGTAGATTCAGGAGCTAAAACCTCTTCAATTCAAGCCAATAATATAACTTCTTTTTTTAAAGGAACTGAAGAATGGGTTCGTTTTGAGGTAAATCCATTACAAGAAAATAGAAGTATCAGTATTACTTGTGAATCAAAAGTGTATGCAAAACGTTCTATTAAAAGTTCTACAGGAATATCTGAAGAACGTCTTGTTATAAAAGCTCCTGTAACTTTAGGGGAAGCTACTTTTGATATTGAACTAACTTTAGCAAATCGAGACTCGATGGAATTTAGAATGCTATTAGGACGTGAAGCATTGTCAAACGGATATTTAGTAAACGCATCACAAAGTTATTTACTTCCTGCTTTTAATGAACAGGATATTGATGAAAAATACGCATCTTTTAGAAAAGAAAAAACAGGTTTAAAAATAGCCTTGTTAGCCAGTAATTCAGGTTTGTTTAGTAACAAACGAATTATGGAAGCAGGGCGTGCAAGAGGGCATGAAATGGTGTTTTTAAACGTGCAACAAGCCTATATGAAATTTGATGCTAAAGAGCCTCAAATACGTTATAGAGGCGGAAATGTAATTGATGCTTTTGATGCTATTATTCCTCGAATTAAACCATCGGTAACTTTTTATGCTTGTGCATTAATTCGTCAATTTGATGCTATGGGAACGTATTGTTTAAATTCAGCCGATGCAATTAATCAGTCAAGAGATAAATTATTAGCCACCCAATTATTTGCTAAAAACGATATCCAAGTTCCTATTACAGGTTTTGCAAATTCACCTTTAGACACTAAAGACTTGATAAAAATGGTAAACGGAGCGCCATTAATCATTAAATTATTGGAAAGTACCCAAGGAAAAGGCGTTGTCTTAGCAGAAACCACCAAAGCTGCAGAAAGTGTAATTAACGCTTTTAAAAGTGTTAAAACCAATATTCTTGTTCAAGAATTTATCAAAGAAGCCAACGGACAAGATTTACGTTGTTTTGTAGTAAACGGAAAAGTGGTAGCATCTATGCAACGACAAGCTGAAAAAGGGGAGTTTAGAGCAAATATCCATCAAGGAGGATCGGCATCTAAAGTTAAAATTACTTCCGAAGAACGAAAATTAGCCATTAAAGCGGCAAAAGTTTTAGACCTTCCTGTGGCAGGAGTCGATATTATACGCTCTAACAAAGGACCTTTATTATTAGAGGTAAATTCATCACCAGGATTAGAAGGTATTGAGGCTGCAACAGGGTTAGATATTGCTAATATTATGATTGAAGCTATTGAAAAAAAGCTAAAATTCAAGAATTAA
- a CDS encoding NTP transferase domain-containing protein produces the protein MDKKHQKHAKITKKQNDTYATNEVAILGTNCGIIADLVKDVSAKLSDYNLGYFDASHAKNIAKNNFTEYTFHQQGNLQINTISSVNKFEQRLQFINHDLVFINGNHYQGAKQILILDAEKQASIEKRLDQINNIQFIIKRTSDVPYFECLLEKFPQIKNITCYQIDEIDKITHHIDNLIKEHIAPVKGLVLIGGKSTRMGTDKSVLEYYGKPQKEHAKELLESTLLETFYSIQTSSEKASSDEIQDTFLNLGPFGGVCSAFQKDPNSAWLVLATDVPFVDKNLLKLLLEKRNPSKIATAIKGKNSEFPEPLITIYEPKAYTKLLQYIAQGYSCPRKMLINSDIEIIEVDDHLIRNINTPEEFEMAKKML, from the coding sequence ATGGATAAAAAACATCAAAAACACGCAAAAATCACTAAAAAACAAAATGATACTTACGCTACGAATGAAGTCGCTATTTTAGGAACAAATTGTGGTATAATTGCTGATTTAGTTAAAGATGTTTCTGCAAAATTATCTGATTATAATTTAGGTTATTTTGATGCTTCTCATGCTAAAAATATTGCTAAAAATAACTTTACCGAATACACTTTTCATCAGCAAGGTAATTTACAAATTAACACGATAAGTTCAGTTAATAAATTTGAACAACGCTTGCAGTTTATAAATCATGATTTGGTGTTTATTAACGGAAATCATTATCAAGGAGCTAAGCAAATTTTAATTTTAGATGCCGAAAAACAAGCGTCTATTGAAAAAAGGTTAGACCAAATAAACAACATTCAATTTATTATAAAACGTACTTCGGATGTTCCTTATTTTGAATGTTTATTAGAAAAATTTCCACAGATAAAAAACATAACTTGTTATCAAATTGATGAAATTGACAAAATTACACATCATATTGATAATTTAATCAAAGAACATATTGCACCTGTAAAAGGCTTGGTATTAATTGGAGGAAAAAGTACCCGTATGGGAACGGATAAATCGGTGTTGGAATATTACGGGAAACCGCAAAAAGAACATGCTAAAGAATTGTTAGAAAGTACTCTTTTAGAAACTTTTTATTCGATACAAACTTCTTCGGAAAAAGCTTCTTCGGATGAAATTCAGGATACTTTTTTAAATTTAGGACCTTTTGGAGGGGTTTGTTCTGCCTTTCAAAAAGATCCTAATTCGGCTTGGTTGGTACTTGCTACAGATGTTCCTTTTGTTGATAAAAACCTACTGAAATTATTGCTAGAAAAAAGAAATCCTAGTAAAATAGCCACTGCTATTAAAGGAAAAAATAGTGAATTTCCTGAGCCTTTAATTACTATTTATGAGCCAAAAGCATATACTAAATTATTGCAATATATAGCCCAAGGATATTCATGCCCTCGAAAAATGTTAATTAATTCTGATATTGAAATTATAGAGGTTGATGATCATTTGATTCGAAATATTAACACGCCTGAAGAATTTGAAATGGCTAAAAAAATGCTTTAA
- the moaC gene encoding cyclic pyranopterin monophosphate synthase MoaC has translation MSNFTHINEQNQPKMVNVSDKKITKRTAIAKATMFLGSQIISHFKNDDLITKKGPVFQTAIIAGIQAVKKTSEIIPMCHPLLINGVDIDINIVGNEYLEVFCKVTIEGKTGVEMEALTGASATCLTIYDMCKVINQKMIIKEIILVEKTGGKSDIKTA, from the coding sequence ATGAGCAATTTCACCCATATAAATGAGCAGAATCAACCGAAAATGGTCAATGTTTCTGATAAAAAAATTACCAAACGAACCGCTATTGCAAAAGCAACCATGTTTTTGGGTTCTCAAATTATTTCTCATTTTAAAAATGATGATTTAATTACCAAAAAAGGTCCTGTTTTTCAAACTGCTATTATTGCAGGTATTCAGGCTGTAAAAAAAACATCTGAAATTATTCCGATGTGTCATCCTTTATTAATTAACGGCGTAGATATTGACATCAATATTGTTGGCAACGAATATTTAGAGGTTTTTTGTAAAGTTACTATCGAAGGAAAAACTGGCGTAGAAATGGAGGCTTTAACAGGTGCATCGGCAACTTGTTTGACTATTTATGATATGTGTAAGGTAATCAATCAAAAAATGATTATTAAAGAAATTATTTTAGTAGAAAAAACAGGAGGGAAATCTGATATTAAAACAGCTTAA
- a CDS encoding GIY-YIG nuclease family protein, which yields MKIYYVYILKCSDNSYYTGVTSNLQERLIEHKNGKHKNSYTFKRRPLNLVFYSEFTNIELAIEKEKQLKKWSKVKKEALINDKLEKLPNLAKKKFK from the coding sequence ATGAAAATTTATTACGTTTACATATTAAAATGTTCTGATAACTCTTATTATACAGGGGTTACTTCTAACCTTCAAGAAAGGTTAATCGAACATAAAAATGGAAAACATAAAAATAGTTATACTTTTAAACGAAGACCTTTAAATTTAGTTTTTTATTCTGAATTTACAAATATAGAATTAGCAATAGAAAAGGAAAAACAATTAAAAAAATGGTCAAAAGTTAAAAAAGAGGCTTTAATAAACGATAAACTTGAAAAACTCCCAAATTTAGCGAAGAAAAAATTCAAATAA
- a CDS encoding molybdopterin molybdotransferase MoeA, protein MISVKKAKEIILENTQDFGTENIPFIESVGRILKEDIVADRDFPPFNRVAMDGIAINYLHFKNGKRSFKIEGIQPAGSAQLIMQNSANCIEVMTGAVLPKNCDTVIRYEDVSIKNGIATITIDTINTHQNVHPKGKDNLQNDVLIHKNTLISAAEIGVIATVGKSVIKVAKQPKVMIISTGDELVDVHENPLEYQIRRSNVYTLVSLLKELDIPSETAHITDNKTILKQKISGYLQQYDVLLFSGAVSKGKFDFLPEVLTELGVDKLFHKVAQRPGKPFWFGITDTLNSSEQSVYQPSQSDNNTIVFAFPGNPIATFVNCLAYFYDWYYKSAGIKYLKETAIINENVIFKPNLTYFLQVKLISENGQLIAIPIKGNGSADLASLVNADGFIEIPKTENTEFKKGTMFPVIRYKK, encoded by the coding sequence ATGATTTCAGTAAAAAAAGCAAAAGAGATAATCCTAGAAAACACCCAAGATTTTGGAACAGAAAACATTCCATTTATAGAATCTGTTGGGCGGATTTTAAAAGAAGATATTGTTGCCGATAGAGACTTCCCTCCTTTTAATCGTGTTGCTATGGACGGAATTGCTATTAACTACCTTCATTTTAAAAATGGAAAACGTAGTTTTAAAATTGAAGGAATTCAGCCTGCAGGAAGTGCACAATTAATCATGCAAAATTCAGCAAACTGCATTGAAGTAATGACGGGCGCAGTATTGCCAAAAAATTGCGATACGGTAATCAGATATGAAGATGTTAGTATCAAAAATGGAATTGCAACAATTACTATTGATACAATTAATACACATCAAAATGTACACCCCAAAGGAAAAGATAACTTACAAAACGATGTTTTAATCCATAAAAACACCCTTATTTCAGCGGCAGAAATTGGCGTGATTGCTACGGTTGGTAAATCAGTTATAAAAGTAGCAAAACAGCCTAAAGTAATGATTATTTCTACAGGTGATGAATTAGTTGATGTGCATGAAAATCCGCTAGAGTATCAAATAAGAAGATCGAATGTTTACACCTTGGTTTCTTTATTAAAAGAGTTAGATATCCCTTCAGAAACCGCACATATTACTGATAACAAAACTATTTTAAAACAAAAAATAAGCGGTTATTTACAACAATACGATGTATTATTATTTAGTGGCGCAGTTAGCAAAGGAAAGTTTGATTTTTTACCCGAAGTTTTAACCGAATTAGGCGTTGATAAATTGTTTCATAAGGTAGCCCAGCGCCCAGGAAAACCTTTCTGGTTCGGCATAACAGATACTTTAAATAGTAGTGAACAGAGTGTTTATCAACCTAGTCAATCTGATAATAATACTATTGTTTTTGCTTTTCCTGGAAATCCAATTGCCACTTTTGTAAATTGCTTGGCGTATTTTTATGATTGGTATTACAAATCAGCAGGTATAAAATATCTAAAAGAAACAGCTATTATTAATGAAAATGTTATTTTTAAACCTAATTTAACCTACTTTTTACAAGTTAAATTAATTTCTGAAAACGGACAATTAATAGCCATTCCAATTAAAGGAAATGGCTCAGCCGATTTAGCAAGCCTTGTAAATGCTGATGGTTTTATTGAAATTCCAAAAACAGAAAATACCGAGTTTAAAAAAGGAACTATGTTTCCTGTAATTAGATATAAAAAATGA
- the moaA gene encoding GTP 3',8-cyclase MoaA, with product MHKLIDNFGRQISYIRLAVTDRCNLRCQYCMPAHGIDIVPRKELLTYKEMYRIIRVLTELGVNKVRLTGGEPFARKDFMSFLEMLSYNDLLDEINITTNGVLVAQHIATLEKLKKVKTINLSIDSLHADKFAKITRRDTFNQVYKTLELLEKSSLHLKLNIVVQSGFNTNEITNFVGLTKDKNMAVRFIEEMPFNGKGQRNIQENWNYNKIIKEIKSVYTVKNIISEKSSTSRNFSIKNHQGTVGIIPAFTRTICNDCNRIRITSTGTFKNCLFDDGVFNLRDFIRNGASNDDLKELFLSLIKEKPENGFIAEANRKQGNVSESMSTIGG from the coding sequence ATGCACAAACTTATTGATAATTTCGGCAGGCAAATCAGCTATATTCGACTTGCCGTAACCGATCGCTGTAATCTTCGTTGCCAATATTGTATGCCCGCCCACGGAATTGATATTGTTCCTAGAAAAGAGCTGTTAACCTACAAAGAAATGTACCGAATTATTCGAGTACTTACCGAACTCGGCGTTAACAAAGTTCGCTTAACGGGGGGCGAACCCTTTGCTCGTAAAGATTTTATGAGCTTCCTTGAAATGCTATCTTATAACGATTTATTAGACGAAATAAATATTACCACAAACGGCGTATTGGTTGCCCAACATATTGCAACCTTAGAAAAACTTAAAAAAGTAAAAACTATCAATTTAAGTATTGATAGTTTACATGCCGATAAATTTGCGAAAATTACACGTCGTGATACTTTTAATCAGGTATATAAAACCTTAGAATTACTAGAAAAAAGTAGCCTTCATTTAAAGTTGAATATCGTTGTACAATCGGGGTTTAACACCAATGAAATTACTAATTTTGTTGGTTTAACTAAAGATAAAAATATGGCTGTTCGGTTTATTGAAGAAATGCCTTTTAACGGAAAAGGACAGCGAAATATTCAAGAAAATTGGAATTATAACAAAATTATAAAGGAGATAAAATCAGTATATACGGTAAAGAATATCATCTCTGAAAAATCATCTACTTCTCGTAATTTTTCTATCAAAAATCATCAAGGAACTGTAGGGATTATTCCTGCATTTACCCGTACTATTTGCAACGATTGCAACCGCATAAGAATTACATCAACAGGAACTTTTAAAAATTGTTTGTTTGATGATGGTGTTTTTAACTTGCGTGATTTCATCCGAAATGGTGCTTCTAATGACGATTTAAAAGAACTTTTTTTATCATTGATAAAAGAAAAACCCGAAAATGGTTTTATTGCCGAGGCAAATAGAAAACAAGGAAATGTAAGTGAGAGTATGAGTACAATTGGTGGGTAA
- a CDS encoding MutS-related protein, whose translation MQEPIQFYKEEINSLNTTLIGLKKQLLTTRILRLLAFLTIALSAYVGFTKDNLFFTLTGLAIITFGILITKHLKLKQQKSLAEAKLNINKTEIEVLKGNYSNLDSGEEFTNPEHYFSNDIDLFGIGSFFQYINRTATNEGRKLLATILTSNTINDINERQKVTQELALKTIWRQHFTAIASLINTKTAIPSIVNWITSYQQKIPSFLMLFSYAFSGVSLILIGLLSFSIIPFSILLIWFLIGLFITAFYFKNIQELATETERAKETFNQYHQLLAQIENETFTNSILKDKQQKIQQESEKGNKKASDIFKEFSKKLDAFDQRGNLMIALFGNGLFLLDIRNTIKIEKWITSYKTTVAQWFDVVSFFDAQNSLANFVFNKPEYIFPNISNEKAVLNAVNLGHPLLNPSKRIDNDFIIDTENFFIVTGANMAGKSTFLRSISLAIVMSNTGLPICAEKASYNPIKLITSMRTSDSLSEDESYFYAELKRLKFIVNEIKTDNYFIILDEILKGTNSQDKAIGSKKFVEKLNNSKSTGIIATHDVSLCDLSNEYTTIKNYYFDAEIISNELNFDYKMKNGVCQNMNASFLLKKMEIV comes from the coding sequence ATGCAAGAACCAATTCAATTTTATAAAGAAGAAATAAACAGTTTAAATACCACTTTAATTGGGCTGAAAAAACAATTATTAACCACACGTATTTTACGTCTTTTGGCTTTTTTAACGATTGCCTTATCAGCATACGTAGGCTTTACAAAAGATAATTTGTTTTTTACACTAACAGGTTTAGCAATTATTACCTTCGGAATTTTAATTACAAAACACCTAAAATTAAAACAGCAAAAAAGTCTTGCAGAGGCAAAATTAAACATCAATAAAACTGAAATAGAAGTATTAAAAGGAAACTATTCAAATTTAGATAGCGGAGAAGAATTTACCAATCCTGAGCATTATTTTAGTAACGATATTGATTTATTTGGAATCGGTTCTTTTTTTCAATATATAAATCGAACAGCAACAAATGAAGGTCGAAAATTATTAGCAACTATTTTAACAAGTAACACTATAAACGATATTAATGAACGTCAAAAAGTAACGCAAGAACTAGCTTTAAAAACAATTTGGCGACAACATTTTACGGCGATTGCTAGTTTAATAAATACCAAAACAGCCATTCCTAGTATTGTAAACTGGATAACTTCATATCAACAAAAGATTCCTTCTTTTTTGATGTTATTTTCGTATGCTTTTTCAGGGGTATCATTAATATTAATTGGATTATTAAGTTTTAGTATTATTCCTTTTTCAATCCTTTTAATTTGGTTTTTAATTGGATTGTTTATTACCGCTTTCTATTTTAAAAATATTCAAGAATTAGCTACAGAAACAGAAAGAGCCAAAGAAACTTTTAATCAATATCACCAATTATTAGCACAGATAGAAAATGAAACTTTTACAAATTCAATTTTAAAAGATAAACAACAAAAAATTCAACAAGAAAGTGAAAAGGGAAATAAAAAAGCATCAGATATTTTTAAAGAATTTTCTAAAAAATTAGATGCCTTTGACCAACGTGGTAATTTGATGATTGCACTATTTGGAAATGGGCTTTTTTTGTTAGATATCCGCAATACTATTAAAATAGAAAAATGGATTACTTCTTATAAAACAACCGTTGCGCAATGGTTTGATGTCGTTTCTTTTTTTGATGCACAAAACTCCTTAGCCAATTTTGTTTTTAATAAACCTGAATATATTTTTCCTAATATCAGTAATGAAAAAGCGGTTTTAAACGCCGTAAATTTAGGGCATCCTTTATTAAACCCTTCTAAAAGAATTGACAACGATTTTATTATTGATACCGAAAATTTCTTTATTGTTACAGGTGCAAATATGGCAGGGAAAAGTACGTTTTTAAGATCAATTTCTTTGGCAATTGTAATGTCGAACACTGGTTTGCCGATTTGTGCCGAAAAAGCAAGCTATAATCCTATAAAATTAATTACCAGTATGCGAACTTCCGATTCATTAAGCGAAGATGAATCGTATTTTTATGCCGAATTAAAACGTTTGAAATTTATCGTAAACGAAATTAAAACTGATAATTATTTTATCATTTTAGATGAAATTTTAAAAGGAACAAATAGCCAAGATAAAGCCATTGGTTCTAAAAAATTCGTTGAAAAATTAAACAACTCAAAATCTACAGGAATTATTGCAACCCACGATGTAAGTTTGTGTGATTTATCAAACGAATACACTACTATTAAAAACTATTATTTTGATGCCGAAATTATAAGTAATGAGTTAAATTTTGACTATAAAATGAAAAATGGCGTATGTCAAAATATGAACGCTTCTTTTTTGTTGAAGAAAATGGAAATTGTGTAA
- the uvrC gene encoding excinuclease ABC subunit UvrC translates to MPTSLELQLKTLPTSSGVYQYFDNDEVIIYVGKAKNLKKRVTSYFTKTHENGKTRILVKKIARIEHIVVNTETDALLLENNLIKKYQPRYNILLKDDKSYPWLCIKKERFPRVFSTRRVLKDGSEYFGPYTNIKMVQSLLSLIKELYPLRTCTYDLSEQKIASYKYKVCLEYHLKNCKGACEGYQKEEDYQQEIRAIRNILKGNFKEILDKLQSLMLGFASEMKFEEAQKIKDKLALLQNYQAKSTIVNPSINNVDVFSIISDETYGYANFFKVMNGAIVQSYTTEIKKKLDETDKQLLELFIIETRNRFNSLSREVYVPFKVDLGEQIKVTVPKLGDKKRVVDLSERNAKYYRIEQLKQLKIVNPERHINRIMRQMQRDLRLQNEPRHIECFDNSNIQGTHPVAACVVFKDGKPSKKEYRHYNIKTVEGPDDFASMEEVVFRRYKRLLAENEPLPQLIIIDGGKGQLSSALKSLDALNLRGKIAIIGIAKRLEEIYYPNDSVPLYLDKKSESLKIIQFLRNEAHRFGITFHRNKRSKTAIKSELEEIAGIGEQTIATLLRKFKSVKRVKEATLEALEATIGVSKAKKVAQFYQKKEL, encoded by the coding sequence ATGCCAACTTCATTAGAACTTCAATTAAAAACATTGCCCACTTCGTCAGGAGTTTATCAATATTTTGATAACGACGAAGTGATTATTTATGTCGGAAAAGCAAAAAATTTAAAGAAGCGAGTTACTTCTTATTTTACGAAAACGCATGAAAATGGTAAAACGAGAATTTTAGTGAAAAAGATTGCTCGCATTGAACATATTGTAGTTAATACGGAAACCGATGCTTTATTATTAGAAAATAATCTGATAAAAAAATATCAACCTCGCTATAATATTTTACTAAAGGATGATAAGTCATATCCGTGGCTTTGTATCAAAAAAGAACGTTTTCCACGAGTATTTTCTACTCGAAGAGTTCTAAAAGATGGCTCGGAATATTTTGGTCCTTATACGAATATTAAAATGGTGCAGTCGCTTTTAAGTTTGATAAAAGAACTGTATCCGCTGCGAACTTGCACTTATGATTTAAGCGAGCAAAAAATAGCATCTTATAAATATAAAGTATGCTTAGAATATCATTTAAAAAATTGCAAAGGTGCTTGTGAAGGATATCAGAAAGAGGAAGATTATCAGCAAGAAATTAGAGCAATTCGAAATATTTTAAAAGGAAATTTTAAAGAAATTTTAGATAAATTACAAAGCTTAATGCTTGGTTTTGCTTCGGAAATGAAATTTGAAGAAGCTCAGAAAATCAAAGATAAATTAGCGTTGCTACAAAATTATCAAGCAAAATCGACTATTGTAAATCCGTCTATTAATAATGTGGATGTATTTTCAATTATTTCTGATGAAACTTACGGTTATGCAAATTTCTTTAAAGTGATGAATGGGGCAATTGTACAATCGTACACTACCGAAATAAAAAAGAAATTAGACGAAACTGATAAACAATTATTAGAGTTGTTTATTATTGAAACTCGCAACAGATTTAATTCTTTATCGAGAGAAGTTTATGTGCCTTTTAAAGTTGATTTAGGCGAACAAATAAAAGTGACAGTTCCAAAATTAGGCGATAAAAAAAGAGTCGTAGATTTATCAGAAAGAAATGCAAAATATTATCGAATTGAACAATTAAAACAATTAAAAATAGTAAATCCTGAGCGTCATATAAATAGAATTATGAGGCAAATGCAAAGAGATTTACGCTTGCAAAATGAACCTCGACATATTGAATGTTTCGATAATTCAAATATTCAAGGAACGCATCCCGTAGCCGCTTGTGTGGTTTTTAAAGATGGAAAACCTAGTAAAAAAGAGTATCGACATTACAATATTAAAACTGTTGAAGGTCCTGATGATTTTGCATCAATGGAAGAGGTTGTTTTTAGAAGATACAAACGTTTATTAGCCGAAAATGAGCCTTTGCCACAACTTATTATTATTGATGGAGGAAAAGGACAATTATCATCCGCCTTAAAAAGTTTAGATGCTTTAAATTTACGAGGAAAAATAGCCATTATTGGAATTGCAAAACGATTGGAAGAAATTTATTATCCGAATGATTCTGTTCCGTTGTATTTAGATAAAAAATCGGAAAGTTTAAAAATAATTCAATTTTTACGAAATGAAGCCCACCGTTTCGGAATTACTTTTCATCGAAATAAAAGAAGTAAAACGGCTATAAAATCAGAATTAGAAGAAATAGCAGGTATCGGTGAACAAACTATTGCTACTTTATTACGTAAATTTAAATCTGTAAAAAGAGTAAAAGAAGCAACATTAGAGGCTTTAGAAGCAACAATAGGAGTGTCAAAAGCAAAGAAGGTAGCGCAATTTTATCAAAAGAAAGAACTTTAA